The genomic segment GTAGATGACAAAAAACACTTTTTATCAAATAAAAACACGTTATAATCTCTCTGTAAAGACCTCACAGGTTTTTAAAACCTGTGAGGTTTACTAAAGTATTTAAAAATAAAATATTGAAATTATTATTGCGCAGTAACTAATTTTTGTCATGTATTTATAAAAAATACAAATTTTACAAATTCCTAAAACTAATTCGTGAAAATCTGTGAAATCTGTGTCAAAAAAAATCTCTGTTTAATAATTAATCTCACTCCAAAATCTCAATCGTCATTTTAATATCTTCCTCAGGCCATTCATCAACCCCCACTTTTACTCTAGAAATTTTATCCATAGTATTGAAACCAGAAATTACTTCACCAAAAACGGTATGTTCGTTGTTTAAATGATGTGCTCCATTTCTATTTTGTACTATATAAAATTCAAAAGGATTGGATAATTTATTAGGATTGTCTTCCCAGTCTCTTGCAGCTGCTAATGCACCATATTTATGTTTTCGATGGCTTTTAAACTCTGGTTTTAGTCGATAATTTCCATACAATCTTCTTTGTTTTCTTGTATAGGTTTCGTCGGAATTGCCTCCTTGAATTACAAAGTTTTTAGCAACTCTGTAGATTTCGGTGGTATTAAAATATTTTAATTTTGTTAGAAAAATAAAATTGGCTCTATGGATAGGAACATCGTTATATAACTTCAGTTTAATATTGCCGAATTTAGTTTTTATAATTACCTTGTTTTCTTTATGTTGTTTACCATATTCTGTAAAAAAAGCTTCTACATTATCTTTATTTAAGCTGTCCCAACGTTTTTCAACTTTTTTTTCTAAAGTTTTTTTTGTTTTTTTCTTATTTGTTGAAAGTTTTTCCGTTTTTTTCTCAACTTTTTTTCCTTCTTTACATTGATAAAGAGAAAGTAAGAAAATGCCTAAAAAAAGTTTGACAAAAATTTTCATAAAAAGTATTACTTTTAATATCTCAAAGATAAATCATCAAAATAAAAGAATAGAAAAATTTGATTGTTTTTATTTATTTTTTATGGATTATTGTAACTTCGTTCCTTATTTTTGTAGAATATGAAAGAACAAGTAATTTTAGTAGATACAAACGACCAACAAATTGGTTTGATGGAAAAAATTGAAGCACACGAAAAAGCGTTGTTGCATAGAGCGTTTTCTGTATTTGTTTTTAATGAAAAAGGAGAATTAATGTTGCAACAAAGAGCAGCATCTAAATATCATTCACCATTATTATGGACTAATACCTGTTGCTCTCACCAAAGAGATGGAGAAAGTAATTTAGAAGCAGGAAAAAGAAGGTTGCAAGAAGAAATGGGTTTTACCACAGATTTAAAAGAAGTTTTTTCTTTTATTTACAAAGCGCCTTTTGATAATGGATTAACAGAACACGAATTAGACCATGTAATGGTTGGAAAGTTTGAAGATGCTCCAAATATAAACAAAGAGGAAGTTGAAGATTATAAATGGATGACTTTAGATGCTGTAAAAAAGGATATGATAGATAATCCTGAAATTTACACAGAATGGTTTAAAATAATTTTTGATAAATCTTATGAAAAACTAACAAATGCCTAGAGTTACTGTCCATAGAAAAGCACATTTTAATGCGGCACATAGATTGTATAGAAAAGATTGGAGTGACGAAAAAAACTTTAAAATTTTTAATAAATGTAGCAATCCTAATTTTCATGGGCATAATTACGAATTAATTGTTTCTTTAACGGGTGAGATTGATAAGAGAACAGGTTATGTGTTTGATTTAGGGATGTTAAAAGAATATATAAAATTGGAAATTGAGGATGCTTTCGATCATAAAAACTTAAATGTAGAAGTTCCAGAATTTAGAGACTTAAACCCAACTGCAGAGAATATTTCTGTTGTTATTTATAATAAATTAAGAAAATTGTTGCCTAAAGATTTAGAGTTAGAAATTACGTTATATGAAACACCACGTAATTTTGTAACTTATTCAGGTTAATTTTTTAAAATTAGATATAAAAAAAAGCCTCCATTTGTATATTACAAATGGAGGCTTTTACTTTATTTAAAAGAGAGAATTATTAATTCTTACTTTTTTGTTTCATTTCGTCAAACTTGTCACCTTCTTTCTTAGGCCAGTTGTTATTTGAAGTATCTACATCTGCAGTTTCGAAATCTGGATCTACAACAATACTTTTAATTTCTTGCGTGGAAGCAAAAACTCTTGTTACTTTATGATCATTTTTCATCCAAATTTGAGCTGGGAAAGTTTCTCTTTTTTTACTTCCATCTGCATAGGTTAATTCAACGATAATAGGCATTACTAAACCTCCTGGTTTTTCGAATTCTACTGAATAAATATAAGAAGGTACTGCTTGACCATCTACATATTTATTCATAGCATCTGGTCTTGCATCTTCTTTTTTATCAGTAATGTAAACTAAATCTCCTAAGCCATCGAAATAGTCTTTAGCTCTTGGGTTTGAAGCGATGATGTTTTTAATTCTTTCTCCTTGTTTATCCGTTAAATATAAGGGTTTTACCTTTTTAATTCCAATATCAGTTACGTCTGTTGTGTAAAACCAACCTCTCCAAAACCAGTCTAAATCCATACCAGAAGCATCTTCCATAGATCTAAAGAAATCTGCTGGAGTTGGGTGTTTAAACATCCATCTTTGCGCATACGTTCTAAATGCATAATCAAATAATTCTGGACCCATTATTGTTTTTCTTAGCATATACAATCCAGCTGCTGGTTTAGAATATGCATTTGGTCCGAATTGTTTTACATAATCTCCTTGAGACATAATAGGAGAAAGGTTAGATTGATCTCCCCCCATATATCTTGTAATGTTTTTTGTTGGATTTGTTGCAAATAATTCTGCATCATACACATCTTCTGCTAAAATTTCTACGAAAGAGTTTAAACCTTCGTCCATCCAAGTCCATTGTCTTTCATCGGAATTTACAATCATTGGAAAGAAATTGTGCCCAACTTCGTGTACAATTACTCCAATCATTCCTTTTTTAGTTCTGTCTGAATAGGTTCCATCTGGATTTGGACGACCAAAGTTGAAACAAATCATTGGGTACTCCATTCCTTGTCTTTCGGAATGTACAGAAACGGCTTTAGGATATGGATAATCGAAAGTTAGTTTAGAGTATTCTTTTAATGTGGTTGCAACAACTCTTGTAGAGTGCTCTTCCCATAAAGGGTTTCCTTCTTTTGGATATAATGAAGTTGCCATAACCGTTTTACCATTAATGTTTACAGCCATTGCATCCCAGATATACTTTCTTGAAGTTGCGAATGCGAAATCTCTAACTTTATTGGCTTTAAATTTCCAAGTTTTAGTTTTGGTAGATCTTCCTTTTTCATTTTTTTCAGCTTCAGATTGTGTAACAATAATAACAGGTTTGTCGAAAGATTTTCTAGCTTTATTGTAACGTTTTCTTTGTTTTTTAGATAACACTTCTTTTTCGTTTTGTAAAGAGCCAGTAGCTTCTACAATATGATCTGCAGGAACCGTTAAGTTAACTTCGTAATCTCCAAACTCTAAAGCGAATTCACTACGTCCCCAAAATTGCATATTTTGCCATCCTTCTACATTATTATAAACTGCCAACCTTGGAAAAAACTGTGCAATTGTGTAATTATTATTTCCATCAGGGAAAGATTCTAAACCAGAGCGTCCACCATCTTTATTAATGTCGTTAATTTTATAGTTCCATTTAATTCTGAATTCGAATTTTTCTCCAGATTGCAAAGGTTTTGACAAGTTAATTCTCATCATTGTTCTGTTAATGGTATGAGATAAAGGTCTTCCATTCGATTCTACAAGTTCGATATTATAACCAAAACCTTTTTTGGAATTCATATACGTTTGCTTGAAATTGTCTGGAGTAATAAATGGAGAAGCTCCTGTAGATTTCGCTAAAGGAGTTTTAGAGTCGTCTGCTCTCATATTTTGGTCTAATTGAACCCATAAATATTCTAAAGCATCTTTAGAATTGTTGTGATAAGTAATGTGCTCATCACCATAGATTTTGTTAGCACTTTCGTCTAAACGAATGTCCATTTTATAATCTACTTTTTGTTGTGTGTACTGGTGTCCAGGGGCTCCAGAAGCTGCATGTTGGTCGTTTGGAGTTGCCAAAACATCTTTCATTTGTCTGAATTTGTTTTGATCTGTGTGTCCTTGTTGAGTTTTCTTCTCGTCCTTTTTAGTCTCTTGCGCAATTGCAGAAAAACTGATAAAGAAAAGAGAAAATACGAATAATGATAGTTTTTTCATATTTAATGAGTTTGATTTATAAATGGGGTCTAAATTAAGAATATAACTGCGATATAACTTTAAAGTGTTAATATTTTAACAAATCTTTATCAAAAAAAAAGCAATGTTGTTATACATTGCTTTTTTAAGATTTAAAAGTATTAGTTTTTAAGTTTGTTTTTAAATGTATCGAACTTGTCTTTTTGTTGTTTAGGAAAACTATTGTTAGATAGATCTACATCTGCAGTTTCTAAATTTGGATCTACTACGATTTTAGTAATTTGTTTATTAGAATGTATTGCTTTTGTTACTTCAACATCATTATATCTCCAAATTTGAGCAGGGTATGTCTTCTTCATTGTTGTGCCATCTTCATAGGTAAATTCAACAATAATAGGCATTACCAAACCACCTGGTTTGTTAAATGTAATTTCGTAGAAAAACTTTGAGTTTGCTTTGTTAGGGTTGCTAAACAGTAAACCTTTGCTTTGGTCTTCAACAAAGTTTACGATATTTGCACCTGCATCTTTCGCATAAAATTTCTTTACATTTTTAATACCAATATCTGTAACATCTGTAGTATAAAACCAACCTCTCCAAAACCAATCTAAATCTACTCCAGAAGCGTCTTCTATAGATCTAAAAAAATCTGCAGGAGTTGGATGTTTAAATTTCCAACGTTGCGCATAAGTTTTAAAAGCATGGTCGAATAATTCTTTTCCCATTATTGTTTCACGCAACATCCATAAACCTGTTGCTGGTTT from the Polaribacter cellanae genome contains:
- a CDS encoding peptidylprolyl isomerase; the protein is MKIFVKLFLGIFLLSLYQCKEGKKVEKKTEKLSTNKKKTKKTLEKKVEKRWDSLNKDNVEAFFTEYGKQHKENKVIIKTKFGNIKLKLYNDVPIHRANFIFLTKLKYFNTTEIYRVAKNFVIQGGNSDETYTRKQRRLYGNYRLKPEFKSHRKHKYGALAAARDWEDNPNKLSNPFEFYIVQNRNGAHHLNNEHTVFGEVISGFNTMDKISRVKVGVDEWPEEDIKMTIEILE
- the idi gene encoding isopentenyl-diphosphate Delta-isomerase, which translates into the protein MKEQVILVDTNDQQIGLMEKIEAHEKALLHRAFSVFVFNEKGELMLQQRAASKYHSPLLWTNTCCSHQRDGESNLEAGKRRLQEEMGFTTDLKEVFSFIYKAPFDNGLTEHELDHVMVGKFEDAPNINKEEVEDYKWMTLDAVKKDMIDNPEIYTEWFKIIFDKSYEKLTNA
- a CDS encoding 6-pyruvoyl trahydropterin synthase family protein — translated: MPRVTVHRKAHFNAAHRLYRKDWSDEKNFKIFNKCSNPNFHGHNYELIVSLTGEIDKRTGYVFDLGMLKEYIKLEIEDAFDHKNLNVEVPEFRDLNPTAENISVVIYNKLRKLLPKDLELEITLYETPRNFVTYSG
- a CDS encoding M1 family metallopeptidase, producing MKKLSLFVFSLFFISFSAIAQETKKDEKKTQQGHTDQNKFRQMKDVLATPNDQHAASGAPGHQYTQQKVDYKMDIRLDESANKIYGDEHITYHNNSKDALEYLWVQLDQNMRADDSKTPLAKSTGASPFITPDNFKQTYMNSKKGFGYNIELVESNGRPLSHTINRTMMRINLSKPLQSGEKFEFRIKWNYKINDINKDGGRSGLESFPDGNNNYTIAQFFPRLAVYNNVEGWQNMQFWGRSEFALEFGDYEVNLTVPADHIVEATGSLQNEKEVLSKKQRKRYNKARKSFDKPVIIVTQSEAEKNEKGRSTKTKTWKFKANKVRDFAFATSRKYIWDAMAVNINGKTVMATSLYPKEGNPLWEEHSTRVVATTLKEYSKLTFDYPYPKAVSVHSERQGMEYPMICFNFGRPNPDGTYSDRTKKGMIGVIVHEVGHNFFPMIVNSDERQWTWMDEGLNSFVEILAEDVYDAELFATNPTKNITRYMGGDQSNLSPIMSQGDYVKQFGPNAYSKPAAGLYMLRKTIMGPELFDYAFRTYAQRWMFKHPTPADFFRSMEDASGMDLDWFWRGWFYTTDVTDIGIKKVKPLYLTDKQGERIKNIIASNPRAKDYFDGLGDLVYITDKKEDARPDAMNKYVDGQAVPSYIYSVEFEKPGGLVMPIIVELTYADGSKKRETFPAQIWMKNDHKVTRVFASTQEIKSIVVDPDFETADVDTSNNNWPKKEGDKFDEMKQKSKN